One Robbsia sp. KACC 23696 DNA segment encodes these proteins:
- a CDS encoding M81 family metallopeptidase — protein sequence MNTDATPAAEHPAVPPAPADARKIRIAVLNLVHETVTFLSNDTTLDDFIYDGSPARGEDLLQSDPKGYIGGFVQVAREFDGVELVGIESPLSPKTGIGSGWVTLEAYEHFVGKMIAELSATGPYDGVYLSVHGAMAVRGVARPEAELARRVREAVGPGVVIGGTFDLHANEDEAFLQSADMAFSVKYYPHYDCHLQGQRCARMMVRAIRGDFTPTHLTRKIPIISPTVLQWTGASPWMDLIQRALIWEAREPDVFVNVLFGFPWSDVPDAGMTIQAITNGNAALAKTIVDDMGAWAWRRREALLHTTKVPQIEEGVALAQQAQHEGRTPVVLADHSDRSGAATWILQQALARGMRNTLFGTITDGESIQVLQDRGVQVGDTIDMPLGGKVDASAGAPVHISGTVLHVGYSGSVARGTRQVSHVNIAFGEGNVLVLSRYLVQAKELSELRVLEVDPDQFEVIAIKSRVHFRRGFDDSGYAKAIFVVEPPEAFLGTVRLDGLAYENLDLKAFYPYGDVSYPGD from the coding sequence ATGAATACAGACGCCACGCCCGCCGCCGAGCATCCCGCCGTCCCGCCCGCGCCCGCCGACGCGCGTAAGATCCGCATCGCCGTGCTGAATCTGGTGCACGAGACGGTGACTTTCCTCAGCAACGACACGACGCTCGACGATTTCATCTATGACGGCTCCCCGGCGCGTGGCGAGGATCTGCTGCAGAGCGATCCGAAAGGCTATATCGGCGGCTTCGTTCAGGTGGCGCGAGAGTTCGACGGGGTCGAGCTGGTGGGCATCGAGTCGCCGCTGTCGCCTAAAACCGGCATCGGTTCGGGCTGGGTGACGTTGGAGGCCTACGAGCATTTCGTCGGTAAGATGATTGCGGAACTGTCCGCGACCGGGCCTTATGATGGGGTCTACCTGTCGGTGCACGGCGCGATGGCGGTGCGTGGCGTTGCGCGGCCCGAAGCGGAGCTGGCGCGTCGGGTGCGCGAGGCGGTGGGGCCGGGCGTCGTCATCGGCGGGACCTTCGATCTGCATGCGAACGAGGACGAAGCGTTTTTGCAATCGGCGGATATGGCGTTTTCGGTCAAATATTATCCGCACTACGATTGCCATCTGCAGGGCCAGCGCTGTGCACGGATGATGGTGCGAGCGATCCGCGGCGATTTCACGCCGACGCACCTGACGCGCAAGATTCCGATTATTTCGCCGACGGTGCTGCAATGGACCGGCGCCTCCCCCTGGATGGACCTGATTCAGCGGGCGTTGATTTGGGAGGCGCGCGAACCCGACGTCTTCGTCAACGTCCTGTTCGGCTTCCCGTGGTCGGATGTGCCGGATGCCGGCATGACGATTCAGGCGATCACGAACGGCAATGCCGCGCTGGCGAAGACGATCGTCGACGATATGGGGGCGTGGGCCTGGCGTCGCCGCGAGGCGCTGCTGCACACGACCAAGGTGCCGCAGATCGAGGAGGGCGTCGCGCTGGCGCAGCAGGCGCAGCACGAGGGGCGCACGCCGGTGGTGTTGGCCGATCACAGCGATCGTTCCGGTGCCGCCACATGGATCCTGCAACAAGCGCTTGCGCGGGGCATGCGCAACACGTTGTTCGGCACGATCACCGACGGCGAATCGATCCAGGTGCTGCAAGACCGGGGCGTACAGGTCGGCGATACGATCGATATGCCGCTGGGCGGCAAAGTGGACGCGTCGGCCGGGGCGCCGGTACATATCAGCGGAACGGTACTGCACGTCGGCTATTCCGGCAGTGTGGCACGCGGTACGCGTCAAGTCAGTCACGTGAATATCGCATTCGGCGAAGGCAATGTATTGGTGCTGAGTCGCTATCTGGTCCAAGCGAAGGAATTAAGCGAGCTGCGCGTACTCGAAGTCGATCCGGACCAGTTCGAGGTGATCGCGATCAAGTCGCGCGTGCACTTCCGGCGCGGATTCGACGACAGCGGCTATGCAAAAGCCATTTTCGTTGTCGAACCGCCCGAGGCGTTCCTCGGGACGGTACGTCTGGACGGACTCGCTTATGAAAATCTCGATCTGAAGGCGTTCTATCCCTACGGCGACGTCTCGTATCCCGGCGATTGA
- the lgt gene encoding prolipoprotein diacylglyceryl transferase, with translation MLLHPDFNPIAIQLGPLAIRWYGLMYLLAFVLGVTVLRMRLKQPQIAAQGWDKRDIDDILFYAVLGVILGGRIGYILFYKADYYFANPAAIFRVWEGGMSFHGGFLGVALAMWLFSRSRKRPLLQVTDYLAPAVPLGLAAGRFGNFINGELWGRVTSPSLPWGMMFPQAAGEDRQWMLTHAAEAAAKGLTAIYPIHGLLPRHPSELYEMALEGFVLFFVMWLFARKPRPMGAVTGLFIVGYGIARFVVEMTRQPDDFLGLLALGLSMGQWLSLPMILIGIGMIVWAFKRRPVSAPESPSAV, from the coding sequence ATGCTGCTTCATCCTGATTTCAACCCGATCGCGATCCAGCTCGGGCCGCTGGCGATCCGCTGGTACGGCCTGATGTATCTGCTGGCCTTCGTACTGGGCGTCACGGTATTGCGTATGCGGCTAAAGCAGCCGCAGATTGCCGCGCAAGGCTGGGACAAGCGGGATATCGACGATATCCTGTTCTACGCGGTCTTGGGCGTGATCCTGGGCGGCCGTATCGGCTACATCCTGTTCTACAAGGCGGATTATTATTTCGCCAATCCGGCGGCGATTTTCCGCGTCTGGGAAGGCGGCATGTCCTTTCACGGCGGCTTCCTCGGAGTCGCGCTGGCGATGTGGCTTTTCAGTCGCAGTCGCAAGCGGCCCTTGCTGCAGGTGACCGACTATCTCGCCCCTGCCGTGCCGCTCGGGCTGGCGGCAGGACGCTTCGGCAACTTCATCAATGGCGAACTATGGGGCCGCGTGACCAGTCCGTCTCTGCCATGGGGCATGATGTTCCCGCAAGCAGCCGGCGAGGATCGGCAATGGATGCTGACGCACGCTGCCGAAGCCGCCGCGAAGGGATTGACGGCGATCTATCCGATTCATGGGCTGCTTCCGCGTCACCCGTCCGAACTGTATGAGATGGCGCTCGAAGGCTTTGTGCTGTTCTTCGTGATGTGGCTGTTCGCGCGCAAGCCGCGGCCGATGGGCGCGGTGACCGGATTGTTCATCGTCGGCTATGGCATTGCACGATTCGTCGTCGAAATGACGCGCCAGCCGGATGACTTCCTCGGCTTGCTGGCGCTCGGCTTGTCGATGGGGCAGTGGCTATCCTTGCCGATGATCTTGATCGGCATCGGCATGATCGTCTGGGCGTTCAAGCGCCGCCCGGTGTCGGCGCCGGAATCCCCGAGCGCCGTCTGA
- a CDS encoding SIMPL domain-containing protein (The SIMPL domain is named for its presence in mouse protein SIMPL (signalling molecule that associates with mouse pelle-like kinase). Bacterial member BP26, from Brucella, was shown to assemble into a channel-like structure, while YggE from E. coli has been associated with resistance to oxidative stress.), whose translation MSLAGVGAMGVALLAMPGVAQAQSIGQTAPSGVLQLDASASEEVPADEIHITLFTERQGNDSSTVAQQLNQQTQQALETARSQSRVKVSTGAFSISPSTDRDGKIVAWRGRSELLLESQDFSAASKLAGDLGGQMQVADVSFTLSRDKRQQAEARLSEQAIAAFRQKAESATKAFGYRGFSIRDVQLGHSGSIRQPRIAMMSMAAAPMAKMSAVPVEGGTTTVTVDVNGSVQMVP comes from the coding sequence ATGTCGCTGGCCGGGGTCGGTGCAATGGGGGTCGCCCTGCTGGCCATGCCCGGCGTTGCGCAGGCGCAATCCATCGGACAAACGGCGCCGTCCGGAGTGCTGCAACTCGACGCCTCGGCCAGCGAAGAGGTCCCGGCCGATGAAATCCACATCACCTTGTTCACCGAACGACAAGGCAACGACTCGTCAACGGTCGCACAACAATTGAACCAGCAAACGCAGCAGGCGCTGGAGACCGCGCGATCGCAGTCGCGGGTCAAGGTCAGCACTGGCGCGTTCTCGATCTCCCCGTCGACCGATCGGGACGGCAAGATCGTCGCCTGGCGCGGACGCAGTGAATTGCTGCTGGAGTCGCAAGATTTCTCCGCGGCATCGAAACTCGCGGGCGACCTTGGCGGTCAGATGCAGGTCGCCGACGTCTCGTTCACGCTGTCACGCGACAAACGGCAGCAGGCCGAAGCGCGTCTGTCGGAACAGGCGATCGCCGCCTTCCGCCAGAAGGCCGAGTCCGCCACGAAAGCCTTCGGCTATCGGGGCTTTTCCATTCGCGATGTGCAACTCGGGCATAGCGGCAGCATCCGGCAACCGCGCATTGCGATGATGTCGATGGCCGCGGCGCCGATGGCAAAGATGAGCGCCGTGCCAGTGGAAGGTGGCACGACCACGGTCACCGTGGACGTCAACGGTAGCGTCCAGATGGTGCCGTGA
- a CDS encoding cell division protein ZapA has product MAAKQIEVKILGQSYRLACSPETEPILRAAVARVDSEMHKVRENSAIRGTDRLAVMAALSIASELMNLQESVRHGEAFPAEQVREAIERMNHDIDSAVARAGLQ; this is encoded by the coding sequence ATGGCCGCTAAGCAGATCGAAGTCAAGATCTTGGGACAAAGCTATCGGCTTGCCTGCTCGCCCGAAACGGAACCGATCCTGCGGGCCGCCGTGGCGCGGGTCGACTCCGAGATGCACAAGGTGCGGGAAAACAGCGCGATCCGTGGAACGGATCGCCTGGCGGTCATGGCGGCGCTGAGCATCGCCTCCGAGTTGATGAATCTCCAGGAAAGCGTGCGCCACGGCGAAGCGTTCCCGGCGGAGCAAGTTCGCGAAGCGATCGAGCGCATGAATCACGATATCGACAGCGCGGTCGCGCGCGCCGGCTTGCAATAG
- a CDS encoding ATPase: MLNELDSLSEKITRLLRLVDNNRQTQADRDAQLNRMRVERDEALTASHALRADRDALRQERDALLAKIEDAQIKLNAILEKLPTPRDRGGVQHANDDGLNQAGDAHHPNHHEATGAEALAEQEPHVEGESYGR, translated from the coding sequence ATGTTGAACGAACTCGATTCACTATCCGAGAAAATTACCCGGCTGCTGCGCCTGGTCGATAACAATCGCCAGACGCAGGCAGACCGCGACGCGCAGTTGAACCGTATGCGCGTCGAACGCGACGAAGCCTTGACGGCGAGCCATGCCTTGCGCGCGGATCGTGACGCTTTGCGGCAGGAGCGCGATGCGCTGCTGGCCAAAATCGAGGATGCGCAGATCAAATTGAATGCGATTCTTGAAAAGCTGCCCACGCCGCGAGACCGCGGCGGTGTACAGCATGCCAACGACGATGGCCTGAATCAGGCCGGCGACGCGCATCATCCGAACCATCACGAAGCGACAGGTGCCGAGGCACTGGCCGAACAAGAGCCGCATGTGGAGGGAGAATCCTATGGCCGCTAA